The following is a genomic window from Lysinibacillus sp. G4S2.
AATATCCGAACCTAAATCATTTTGAATTTCCATCGCCTTTTCTGGACTTAAAAACAATTTATCTCCATTTAAGTGATTGCGGAAGTGAACTCCTTCTTCTTCAATTTTACGGAATTGACTGAGGGAGAATACTTGGAAACCACCTGAATCAGTTAAAATCGGGCGATCCCAGTTCATAAATTTATGCAAGCCCCCTGCTTCCTTCACAATATCATTTCCTGGTCGAAGCCATAAATGATACGTATTTGACAGAATTATCCCTGCATTCATTTCTTTTAATTCCTCAGGGGACATTGTTTTAACAGTTGCTTGTGTACCAACAGGCATAAATGCTGGCGTTTCAAAAGAGCCATGCGGCGTATGCACGATGCCAAGGCGTGCTCCTGTTTGCTTACAAGTATGAAGTAGCTCATAACGAATTGCTGGTTGTGTCATAAAATAAATATTCCTCTCTTATCTAAAGTAAAAACAGTACTCCGATTTTTTTCCTTAGTTTATCCTTTTGGACGAATAAACATAGCATCACCAAAACTAAAGAAGCGATATTTTTCTTCTACAGCTTGTTGATATGCATTTAAAATTGTTGCTCTTGTCGCAAGTGTACTAACAAGCATTACAAGAGTTGATTTTGGTAAATGGAAGTTTGTGATTAAACCATCCACAACCGTAAATTCATATCCTGGGTAAATGAAAATAGACGTCCAACCTTGTTCTGCTCGCACTTCGCCTTCATATTTAGAGCCGATCGTTTCTAATGTGCGGGTAGAGGTTGTACCAACTGCAATTACTTTTCCACCATTACTTTTTACACGGTTAATGATAGATGCAGTTTCTTCCGTTACACTATAAAATTCGGCATGCATTTCGTGATTTTCAATTGAATCTACACTTACAGGACGGAAAGTTCCAAGCCCTACATGTAAAGTGATAAATACAACTTCGACCCCTTTTGCTTTAACTTGCTCTAGCAATTCTTCTGTAAAATGAAGACCAGCAGTTGGTGCTGCTGCTGAGCCGCGTTCTTTTGCATAAACGGTTTGGTAACGATCCTTGTCCTCTAATTTTTCACGAATATATGGAGGTAATGGCATCTCACCAAGTTGCTCTAAAATTTCATAAAAAATCCCATTATATTTAAACTCAAATGTACGTCCACCATGATCAAGCTCTCCTGTACAAGTAGCTGTCAGTAAGCCATCTCCAAATGTTACAACTGTGCCAACTTTTACACGCTTAGCTGGTTTAACAAGTGTTTCCCATTCATCCGTACCCGCCATTTGCTTTAATAGCAGTACTTCTATATGAGCACCGGTTTCCTCTTTAATGCCCATTAATCGCGCTGGTAAGACCCTTGTATCATTTAATACAAGACAGTCCCCTGCATGTAGCTCATCTAAAATATGAGCAAAATGATGATGCTCAACATTTTGTGAGCCTGGCGTCACGACCATTAGTCGACTAGCTGTACGATCCACAAGTGGTGTTTGTGCAATGAGCTCCTCTGGCAATTCAAAATCAAAATCTTCTACACGCATGAAAATACTTCCTTCTTCTAGGTTTGTTGGGGATATTCATATCCAAAATGTTCGTAGGCTAAATGTGATGCCACACGTCCACGTGGTGTCCGTTGTATAAAGCCGATTTGCATCAAATACGGCTCATACACATCCTCTATCGTTACACGTTCTTCACCAATAGATGCTGCCAACGTATCTAAGCCTACAGGGCCTCCACGGAAGCGCTCAATCATATTGGTCACAAGTTTATGGTCAATATGGTCAAGCCCTCTAGGATCGACTTGCAATAGCTCGAGCGCTTGCTTAGCAAGTCCCTCTGTTATCATACCATCTCCAAGCACCTGTGCATAATCTCTCACTCGTTTAAGCAGGCGATTGGCAATACGGGGTGTCCCACGCGAGCGTCTCGCCATTTCAAGTGCTGCTACTTGCTCGATATCAACATTAAATAAGTGAGCACTACGCACGACAATTTCTGCAAGTGAAGTAGTATCATAATACTCCAATCTTAATAATACGCCAAAGCGATCTCTTAAAGGTGCTGATAATGCACCAGCCCTTGTTGTTGCACCAACGAGTGTAAATGGCGGTAAATCAAGTCGTACAGAACGCGCTTCAGGGCCTTTACCAACAACAATGTCTAAACAAAAATCCTCCATTGCTGGATAAAGCACCTCTTCTATTGCACGAGGCAGGCGATGTATTTCATCGATAAAGAGCACATCTCCTGGCTCTAGTGAGCTTAAAATAGCTGCTAAATCGCCAGGACGTTCGATTGCAGGGCCGCTAGTCATCCGCACATTAACATTCATTTCATTGGCAATGACAGCAGCTAATGTAGTTTTACCAAGTCCAGGTGGTCCATATAACAGCACATGATCTAAACTTTCCTGACGAAGCTTTGCCGCTTCAATGAAAATTTGTAAATTCTCCTTTACCTTATGCTGGCCAATGTATTGAGCTAGTCTTTGTGGACGTAAAGATAATTCAAACTGTTCATCATAGCTACCTGCCTCACTAGCTATCATACGTTCAGACATGTACTTTCCCCCCTTTCACTATTTTAACTTTAATAGTAATTGTAATGCTTGTTTCATAA
Proteins encoded in this region:
- the ruvB gene encoding Holliday junction branch migration DNA helicase RuvB: MSERMIASEAGSYDEQFELSLRPQRLAQYIGQHKVKENLQIFIEAAKLRQESLDHVLLYGPPGLGKTTLAAVIANEMNVNVRMTSGPAIERPGDLAAILSSLEPGDVLFIDEIHRLPRAIEEVLYPAMEDFCLDIVVGKGPEARSVRLDLPPFTLVGATTRAGALSAPLRDRFGVLLRLEYYDTTSLAEIVVRSAHLFNVDIEQVAALEMARRSRGTPRIANRLLKRVRDYAQVLGDGMITEGLAKQALELLQVDPRGLDHIDHKLVTNMIERFRGGPVGLDTLAASIGEERVTIEDVYEPYLMQIGFIQRTPRGRVASHLAYEHFGYEYPQQT
- the queA gene encoding tRNA preQ1(34) S-adenosylmethionine ribosyltransferase-isomerase QueA; this translates as MRVEDFDFELPEELIAQTPLVDRTASRLMVVTPGSQNVEHHHFAHILDELHAGDCLVLNDTRVLPARLMGIKEETGAHIEVLLLKQMAGTDEWETLVKPAKRVKVGTVVTFGDGLLTATCTGELDHGGRTFEFKYNGIFYEILEQLGEMPLPPYIREKLEDKDRYQTVYAKERGSAAAPTAGLHFTEELLEQVKAKGVEVVFITLHVGLGTFRPVSVDSIENHEMHAEFYSVTEETASIINRVKSNGGKVIAVGTTSTRTLETIGSKYEGEVRAEQGWTSIFIYPGYEFTVVDGLITNFHLPKSTLVMLVSTLATRATILNAYQQAVEEKYRFFSFGDAMFIRPKG